One Rosa chinensis cultivar Old Blush chromosome 5, RchiOBHm-V2, whole genome shotgun sequence genomic region harbors:
- the LOC112203393 gene encoding uncharacterized protein LOC112203393, which produces MVSECFNLLDRKAYGGNVGIKVDIAKAFDTLNWDFLLRVLSNFGFSPTFTSWVSSILHSARLSLLINGSPQGFFTCSRGVRQGDPLSPLLFCLAEEALSRGLHLLLQTRQLKPISFPRKCTAPSHVLYADDLMVFCRGDKNSLKRLRGFFDRYSAASGQFINAEKSTFYLGARSRHRKGTVQRILGFHAGRLPFIYLGVPIFCGKPRSCHLQVIADRAKSRLMGWQGRLLSMARRTQLVQSVFQSMLLHSFSVYQWPAYLVKKLSTWARNFIWSGNIETRKIVTVTWTQVCAPKKEGGVGIRDLATLNYAAVLRFAWNSFTSLNQWGDYMRTRYPILSSSKVSYRKSSIWPGFRSIALHITHNCRWIIGDGRSVSFWKDKWLHDPILEILGFFDWSGFSDLRVADFISDHSWQFPSFFLDTFPDLYRKISEICLPLDTEPDMLIWESTASGELSFTDSYNLLRRHFILRDWASTIWHSFIPPRFSFLAWRILLDRLPTDNRLKRGGILIVSICQLCNNLAESALHLFLHCPFSQHLWGWLATQFGTSFPAYDSLLDFWVGFCHKGFSPQLYNLWLAAGLLTFMEIWKARNRLRFDNRSPIFSTLCCSIMAWIRQFGSLAPGYYKGVLDSQLLSSLGVCPKPRKAPKIQRVLWHPPSLLGLKLTLMVWEKVILVLQLVGEFFAMLLGFI; this is translated from the coding sequence ATGGTTTCGGAATGCTTTAACTTATTGGACCGAAAGGCTTATGGTGGAAATGTGGGAATCAAAGTGGATATAGCAAAGGCGTTTGACACTCTAAATTGGGATTTTCTGCTTCGAGTTTTAAGTAATTTTGGGTTCTCTCCCACTTTCACTAGTTGGGTCAGCTCTATTCTTCACTCAGCAAgactatctcttttaatcaatGGCTCTCCTCAAGGTTTCTTTACGTGTTCTCGTGGTGTTAGACAAGGAGATCCTCTTTCTCCACTTCTATTCTGTCTTGCAGAGGAGGCTCTTAGCCGGGGCCTTCACTTACTTCTCCAAACCCGTCAATTGAAGCCAATATCTTTTCCCAGGAAATGCACTGCACCGTCTCATGTGTTATATGCAGATGACCTCATGGTGTTTTGTCGTGGGGACAAAAACTCTCTTAAACGGCTGCGTGGGTTTTTTGACCGTTATAGTGCAGCTTCAGGGCAATTCATTAATGCGGAGAAAAGTACTTTCTATCTTGGAGCTAGGTCTCGTCACAGGAAAGGTACAGTTCAACGTATATTGGGTTTTCATGCAGGGCGCCTACCTTTTATTTATCTGGGAGTTCCTATTTTTTGTGGAAAACCCCGCAGCTGCCATCTCCAAGTTATTGCCGATAGAGCTAAGTCAAGGTTAATGGGTTGGCAGGGGAGGCTTCTTTCTATGGCTAGGCGTACTCAACTTGTGCAATCTGTTTTTCAAAGTATGCTTCTTCATAGTTTTTCAGTGTATCAATGGCCTGCATACCTTGTGAAGAAGTTATCTACATGGGCGCGTAATTTTATATGGTCTGGAAATATTGAGACTCGGAAAATTGTCACTGTTACTTGGACTCAAGTTTGTGCTCCGAAAAAAGAGGGCGGGGTTGGTATTCGTGACCTGGCAACTCTTAATTATGCGGCTGTTTTAAGGTTTGCATGGAACTCTTTCACTTCTTTGAACCAATGGGGTGATTATATGCGAACTCGTTACCCTATATTATCTAGTTCCAAAGTGAGTTACCGCAAATCCTCAATCTGGCCAGGTTTCCGCTCTATTGCTCTTCATATCACCCACAATTGTCGTTGGATTATTGGAGATGGTCGTTCAGTGTCCTTTTGGAAGGATAAATGGCTTCATGAtccaattttggaaattttgggttttttcgACTGGTCAGGATTCAGTGATCTACGTGTGGCAGATTTCATCTCAGATCATTCTTGGCAGTTTCCCTCTTTTTTCCTAGATACCTTTCCAGACTTGTAcagaaaaatttctgaaatttgtcTCCCTTTAGACACAGAACCTGATATGCTTATTTGGGAGTCTACAGCCTCTGGAGAGTTATCTTTCACTGATTCTTATAACTTGCTTAGACGACACTTTATTTTGAGAGACTGGGCTTCTACTATTTGGCATTCCTTCATTCCTCCACGATTTTCTTTCTTGGCTTGGAGGATTCTCTTAGATCGCTTGCCCACTGATAATCGGCTGAAAAGAGGTGGGATTCTGATTGTGTCCATCTGCCAATTATGCAACAATTTGGCAGAGTCAGCTTTACACTTATTTTTACACTGTCCTTTCTCCCAACATCTTTGGGGATGGCTGGCAACTCAGTTTGGAACCTCATTTCCTGCTTATGACTCACTGTTGGATTTTTGGGTTGGCTTTTGTCACAAGGGTTTTTCCCCTCAGCTTTATAATTTGTGGTTGGCAGCTGGATTGCTTACTTTCATGGAAATTTGGAAGGCGCGAAATAGACTCAGGTTTGATAATCGTTCTCCTATTTTTTCTACACTGTGTTGTTCAATTATGGCATGGATTCGGCAATTTGGTTCTCTTGCTCCTGGTTACTATAAAGGCGTCCTTGATTCCCAACTTCTTTCTTCCCTTGGGGTGTGCCCCAAGCCCCGTAAAGCGCCCAAGATTCAACGTGTCCTATGGCATCCCCCCTCCCTCCTTGGGTTAAAGTTAACACTGATGGTCTGGGAAAAGGTAATCCTAGTCCTGCAGCTTGTGGGGGAGTTTTTCGCGATGCTTCTGGGGTTTATTTAG